From Cellulosimicrobium sp. ES-005, one genomic window encodes:
- a CDS encoding alpha/beta hydrolase family protein, with translation MALVRCSFYSDVLEVSTTMTVVLPQATATQIGMAGSASARAEGAPVLYLLHGMSDDETIWTRRTSIERYVADRGLAVVMPRVERSFYADEVHGHRYWTFLSEELPSLVDQFFRVSSRREDTFVAGLSMGGYGAFRWALRHPERFAAAASLSGVLDLADESYRERRLPDIERVFGDREIAGSDDDLLALLRRAAAEGRTADLPDLFLACGTEDFLVDGNRAFERVADESGVALRSEFSPGTHEWGFWDRTIQDVLDWLPLPGAPRT, from the coding sequence GTGGCCCTCGTCCGCTGCTCCTTCTACTCCGACGTGCTCGAGGTGAGCACGACGATGACCGTCGTGCTCCCGCAGGCCACGGCGACCCAGATCGGCATGGCCGGGTCCGCGAGCGCCCGCGCCGAGGGCGCCCCGGTGCTCTACCTGCTCCACGGCATGAGCGACGACGAGACGATCTGGACGCGCCGGACGTCGATCGAGCGGTACGTCGCCGACCGGGGGCTGGCCGTCGTCATGCCCCGCGTGGAGCGCAGCTTCTACGCCGACGAGGTGCACGGGCACCGGTACTGGACGTTCCTGTCGGAGGAGCTGCCGAGCCTGGTCGACCAGTTCTTCCGGGTGTCGTCGCGGCGCGAGGACACGTTCGTCGCCGGACTGTCGATGGGCGGGTACGGGGCGTTCCGCTGGGCGCTGCGGCACCCCGAGCGGTTCGCGGCGGCGGCGAGCCTGTCCGGGGTGCTCGACCTCGCCGACGAGTCGTACCGGGAGCGCCGCCTGCCCGACATCGAGCGCGTGTTCGGCGACCGGGAGATCGCGGGCTCCGACGACGACCTGCTCGCGCTGCTGCGCCGGGCTGCCGCCGAGGGTCGGACGGCGGACCTCCCCGACCTGTTCCTCGCGTGCGGGACGGAGGACTTCCTCGTCGACGGCAACAGGGCGTTCGAGCGCGTGGCCGATGAGTCCGGCGTGGCGCTGCGGTCGGAGTTCTCGCCCGGGACCCACGAGTGGGGCTTCTGGGACCGCACGATCCAGGACGTCCTCGACTGGCTGCCGCTGCCGGGGGCGCCACGAACCTGA